Genomic DNA from Dysidea avara chromosome 10, odDysAvar1.4, whole genome shotgun sequence:
ATTCCATCTGTGTTCGAACTCACTATCATCCCcaccaatacccagcaacatcttttggCTGCTAGAGCTCAGAAGGAAGATCGGTATGGCTGTTTACAGtatgaccttcagctttctagcttatctgttaatctcatttctatcgagattggttgtttaggccagtTTATGCCAGACACAATTGCCCAAATGGCCAATGCCTGTGAAATTGGTTCATAATTTTTGCATAGGTTATGATTAAAGTGCCTGGTAAAGgtagagcctgtataccagaaggccttacaaAGGCCTGTGGGATATATGGTCCCCTAGGTTCCAACTCCATAAGATCCCAGTCCGGGGAGGCTCAAGGAAAAATCGTGTGTGAGCAGGAGATAGCAATatgagcagcctgctcaaacagggatcttACGGCAGTCTTCTTCATCAAAATTCATATACCCCAAAATGGATCTATCGATTTGCCTGtaaactgaacttttctgcatgccataattatttttgtcattgtaatttaatagtgaAAGTCTTCCcagcacagtaaaaacaaactaatgaaggtcactactagctaaatgtagtgaatgtcactactaatgtctgccacaatactcactatttttgtgtagtgatgttcactactatgtaatgagggtcactacaaaagagtggtgaaggtcactacaaacaacgtcactacacaaaaatagtgagtattgtggcagaaattagtagtgaccttcactagtttgtttttactgtgttgccagggctcctgtactgtccacggtatacccctgagtctagacccctgtacttaAGTTGTATTTAATTTGTCTTAACAATTAAGACTTCTCTCTTAATTCTCTTCAAGATTATTGTGCAACTTTACGAATACGATTCAGTAAtgattggaacagtttacctaccTCTGTTGTGGAAAGTACTTCTTTAAAATTGCTGTTAGATTATTTACTAGATTTTATTTGTAAGTTAATACTTTGATCAGGTATGCCgcagcaagagttcatagtatAAAAAAAAGAGAAGAgcatcctacttcagtatagcctgtataaacgTGTATCTCAAAGTAAACTCCTCAAAGTAAAACTTTGATTACTTTAGGATATCATGTCAACACATAGTGTTAAGGAGTATTGACAATATTATCAGTGgactgcttattgaagccataacAACCACAACAgtcattgaaacttaatgctgagtacatccctgaccaactaacacattgaaagtgactataggtattgcatcataactttgaaattcataggacactctcctctctatttatattatgaactcttgggcCAAGAGTTCATGCCACAGCCTTTGCccatatttaatcataatcaaatcataatcatcataaaaaaATAGTCTTACATCTGATTGAGTGTTGTGGGCCAAATATTATTCAACAtgcccaggctttttaaggtccTTAGTGGGAGTATAGATAATAGACGcattttgtccttattatggaggttttttctattgtgtccttaactGATTACTCAGGGAGTTTGGTAAGAGatctggaggttccactgtcaCACAGTAGCTACATGGGGTTAATCATGACCACAGttttaggccactacaatgagataacttgtttctcatcaacttctcatagagtaacacatgcgggtgggcgggttatctcattattgcacaagccatagctataaattgcaggatgtatatatttgtacaaaaccagtataataatcctttattttaggtTATTGGCTGGGTgcacaccaagcactggtgcacaCTAAGGGTAAAACTCCGACTGAGTTcacataaacttcaacttcagtaacaaagctttcAAGTCCTTTACGAGACTTCCACCAGTCTTGGGGTCATGTATCATACTCCAGTACAGCAGCGGTGTTAGCACGTGTAGGCTAGTCAGTTTtattagggggaggggctgtgcaaacttgtggcagaagtagcaacactaaagctactatgactCTTCACTAAGATATGATGGCCCTCCTCcacatagggcatgcaggtcacagtaccaatgctagtgtatatacactgtagcactcactgttgatgccttggtggttgttgatgctccagaaagcactctaatcaacacagaagtaaaaaaaagCCTCAGAAATagtgtctgtatctcaatgggattgcagttttccatagaaatagtgcttttctacgtgataaTTAAACCCACTCATGCTGCAATCTCGTGCAATAATGAGTTtgcatgggcaaaagaaaattttggtgcgggcggttgatgagaaacaagttatctcattgtagtggccttagtGCTGGATTACATGGCCATGCATACACTAAAGGACACTCATCATGGGATATTCAATACACTACAATGAAGTAGCTATATCCACTGATTTAATTACTTGAGATAAACACTTTTTATGGTGGGAGAATGAGGGCTAGGCGAGCGCCCACAGCCGGGTGCAGTCTGGTCACGTGACGgtgcacatatgaaacatggcTACTAACTGGGAAAAAGTGAAAGAAGAGCTTACTTGTGCGATTTGTCAAGATCTCCTAAGCGATCCCAAGATACTCCCTTGTCTCCATTCGTTTTGTATGGGATGCCTTAAAGAATGGTTGGGTCGATTGCCCTACTTGGAGGCTTCGAAGAATGAGCTCGAGTGTCCACTGTGCAGGGGGACAGTTGCACTATCCACTCCACGTGCTATAGAAGAATTACCATCTCACTTTTCAGCCGTCCGTCTCGTGGAGATTGTGCGTATGCAAGACCAAGCAAGCAGTAAGAAGGTTACACCCATCTGTCAAAATTGTGAAGAAGAACCAGCCTCGTCATCTTGCAGCGAGTGTGCTATGTTCTTGTGCAACTTTTGTGAGAAAGCACATCGAAAAAGCAAAGCCACTAGGGATCATGACATTTGTTTTCTAGATGACATGAGGGAAAACCCTAACAAAATTCCACCTGCCTTACCAGAGAAGCCTGAGATGTGTCCCATCCACCCTACCAAACCACTGGAGTTGTACTGCAGGTGTGAAGATGTGTTGATCTGTCGAGACTGTATCATCAAGAAACACAAGGACCATGACTATGATGTGATCTCTGATGTTGTAGATGGAGAGAAGAAGATACTGAAGGAAGCTCTTCCTGGTATCCAGCAACTAATAGATGAAGTAGAAGGAGCCATCAGTGGAGTAAAGAGCAAAAGACAAGAAGTGAAGAATAGGGAAGAAGAGAATCTACACAAGCTGGATGATGCTTTTCGTACCCTCCGTGCTGCTCTAGAGGAACGAAAGAGACAGTTACAACAACAGATCACACAGGATACAGAGGGAAAGGACAAAGGCTTAACAGTACAGGAAGGTGAGTTGTGTTTCTTATTAAGCCAGTTGAAGAGCTGCTGGAGTTTCATCGATGACAAACTACAACGAGGTGTTAACAAGGATGTGTTGGCCATGAAAAGATCAATGTTGGAACGAAGAGATAAACTTAAAGAAATGAAAACCCAAACAAAATTACATCCCATTGTTAAGGACCTTGCACCTATCAACCTCAAAGGCACGGATAAAGCAATACATTTAATATCTAAACTGGGGTCATTTTGTGAGGCTCAGAAATGTTTTGTTAGTGATCTAAATGAAGAAGTGTTTATTGGTAAGGGAATATCTTTCACAGTTTTCATAAAAGATATTTTTAGTAATGACATTTGTAATTCCAAAGAGTTAGATGTACTAGTACAATACTTCAACAAGGATCGGATCACTGATACAGCCACTGTTAGAGAGACTGGTACTGGTAGCTATGAGGTTTCCTATGTCCCTAAATTTCCTGGAAGTCATAGTGTGTCAGTAGAGGTGGGAGGGGTACCTCTTCCCGGGAGCCCATTCAAAGTGACAACAACACTGAGAGACTACAGCAAGATTGAAGTAGAAAATTGTCAACTGATTACACATTATGGAGAAAATGAATTTCAGTATCCTGTAGGTATTAAAGTAACAACTAACGATGATATTGTCATGATACAGTACAAAAACAAAGAAGTGGTAATGCTGGGTAAGGATTTGAACTTGATCAGAACGTTTGGTCAAGGAAGTGAAGACAGTAAACTGAATAGCCCTGTAGGTATAGCTGTAGGTCACAATGTAATAGCAGTTAGCGATAATAATGACCATGTGGTGAAGAAGTTTACTCTACAAGGAGACTTTCTATCAAAATTTGGTTCCTCTGGCAGTCAAGACGGTCAGTTTAATAATCCTAGAGGATTAGCCTTTAATAGCAAAAACTTGTTGTATGTGGTAGACAGTGGCAATTTCAGAATTCAAGTTTTTGACTACAACAATAACTTTTTattcaaatttggtcacaaaggaTCTAGTTCAGGACAGTTTCAGAATCCATGTTATATTGCAATAGATAGCAGCAATCAAGTGTATGTGACTGACTATAGTGATGGTTGCAGAAAGGGTATAGTTGCTTTTAGTGAAGATGGTCATTTCATTACAAAGATAAATTGTAAAAATCCTTACACCATTTGTCTTACACCTGATGATTATATAATAACTGATGAAGATAACGATTACTATCTAAATGTGTTCAGCCCCACCCACCAGTTAGTTACTAAGTTTGGAACACAAGGAAGTCAAAGAGGACAATTCAAAAGTATTCATAGTATAGCAGTCAACAGTGTTGGTACTATCTTTGTTATAGACTGTGACAATCATCGTCTTCAAGTTATTACCACTTGATCATGACTATATAAATTTACCTTCTTGTGTGTTTTCATATACTACACTTAGCAAGTTGTTCCTAGTAAATAATAGCATGTATACTAGTGGGAGAAATTGACTTGTGGTTGTGTGGGTTATAATTATCTgtggtttaaaattaattgtaagCCACAATAGTTTTCCACTGGATGCTGACAGTTGAGCAAGAGCCTCACAAATATAAGTTTTCCGTGTCTATTGTAGATAACTTGATAAACATCCTTAATTTGTAACAGGGAGAATGTAATGAGAGGTGTCATTCATCAACACAATTGGTACCAGTAAATTTATAATACATTCCTAAATACCAGACTTGCAAAATATACATTCGATATTCTCCaaattaaaatttatattttaaATACCAGACTTGCAAATAATATTCAAGTACAGGCaaacataaaaataaaaactaGATATGCACACTACAGAGAAAAGGTATACAAAAAATATAACTATATCAATATACTCTGTGTAGATTAAGTCGTGTGTGCGTGGCTATTATTTGATGTGCATATTAAATATACGTATTCCAAAGAATTGGGTAAGTCCAGCTTGTACCAGTTTTAATTCTCACTAGGCATGGTCTTTAATTGGTTCTCCACTCGTTCGTACTGTTGGAGAGTTTGATAAGTGTTAACGTTTACCGCCAGGTTAGATTTGCGACGGGGTAGTTCTCCAAGCATCTTCTTACTGGGCTTGCTCTGTTGTTGCTAAAGAAACGAAACAAAACGCATTATTAAAAGTGGTCACAGACGTTTCTACATTTACAGGTTGAAAAAGAATGTATCTGGTCAGAGCGAACCAGAAAAACTGATCACAGACCACTACCACTATACAACAATATACTACTGGTTCACCTCTGGTTTGACAACAGTCACTGGGGGTGGCTCCATTACTGCGTCAGGTGCAGACGTGTCATTGTTTTCCTCTGTCATCATATCCTTCTCAACTTGCACAGTTTGTTGGATGGGTATATAATTTATCAAGTCTAGTTGTTGAGTACTGGCACTCCTAGCCTGTAACAGTGTTTGAGTACCGTACAATCTTTATTATACTGAAAATCATTTATGTGAGAAACCTTTCAGAATAGAGTAACACCGCAAATTAAATGTTCAGgaattttcttttcaatagggaACTAATACAGCTTTTGTGATTTTCTCCAGCTCACAAAAACACAATTTTTAATAGAAATTTCCAGATTAATAGTAGTGAGAAGCTGTGGCAGGAATTTATCAGTATGTTACACAACGTTTCATTATCATTCTATATTGAAGGTCAAACCACTGGGAAACATGCTACATCAAATTCACTGAACCACTGTGTTGTGTTCACTTACAGTTCACAATGTTAATaacacatgaacacacactGAACTGTCAGTGAACACAGTGAACACATAAAATGTTGCTCCATTATCCAGACGTTTGACCTGTGTCAGTTCAATAACAAAAGCGAATTGTTTCGATAAACAAAGCACTGAGTTTCATTTAACTACTCTAACAGCACAAACACTTAATACAACATACACCTGTTGGCGAATACTCTAACAAAATAGTCActtgaattgtttggataattgaggccCTACTGTACTAACAGCCACAAAtgcaggtttttgcaattgaagaGCATTCAGGTAATTATAATTGAAGCCTATtcaattctaatagaacatacacctgcaTACACTCTAAACACTTATTGAACATTCATCTTCAGTTTTGGAAGCAAATGTTGGATGAAAGGGTAGCATTACTCCCTATCAACCAGTAAAAAACCTCTTCTTGGAGTACACCCTCTGAATTAAGGTCTCAAGCAGAGGAGGGCAGAAGCATTGTTgaaaatattacataatttCACAGTTCTGTTTGGAATATCAAGTGAACCCAATAGTCACAAAACAAAAGTAGAGAAAGGTGGTGATCGCTAGCTCTTTCAATTGCACTAGTGTAAGGATTAAGATGATGTACTTTCTTTTCGTTTTCTAGAGCAAATCTGATAAAACGCTATTTTGCAAAGTTTATGCAGGTCATCATCTCCTGACAGAAATGGCATGCGTTTCCTTAAAAACAGTCTGTTCTGTATAGGTGCCAACAATTTTGATTGGCTCTGCCAGCAATGCCAACGAAATTGGTGAAGGTGACCAGATGGTTTTATCACActtgaaaaagaaaaaaatggttCGACTGAAAGACTCGATTGCAAGACTACTCCCCTTCCCTCCAACCAAACGAAATGCATACTTTACAGTTTtgtacacaaacaagtcacatacCAGTGGGTTATCCAAAGCCATTTTGTTGACACGACCCCAAGCATCAACTCTCTCTTGTATCATCATTGGAGAACTGTGGATACAAGAGAGTACATGTTCTCTTCATGTACCATGAGACTTACCGCTCTTCCTCTTCACGATACTGTTGTGTACAATTATCAAATAATGTCTGGTTCATCTCCATAAAGATCTTCAGTGCATTGTAGATGAGCCCATGAATTGTtctacaaacaaacacacactaaacTACAAGTATTTCTATAATCAGTTTACTGTATATGATGGTAATTTGTCTAAACAGGAgtgcatcgaatcctatggacaagggagcatgtaactccgccCATCCACCCATACGCTCTATCACACAAAGGGCAACCCAGGAAGTATGAATTAATAAAATATACTAGCTTAGTCATTGTTTTTACATCTTTTTTTGCATTGGTAATCAAGTTTTAAGTATATAAGTGTACAGACAATCATTATTCATGCCAACGAGATTCTAAAGCAATCCCCTCAAGCTGGAAAATGTGATTTTAAGCACAAATGAGCACAATTTCACTAGGGCCAAGAATGTGCACCATGTCATCAGAGAATCAGACAACCTTCATGTGATCAAGTGTGTGGGCGGCTGGTAGGGGAACTAAATGATCTAAACAGATAGTATGTATTACAAAAACTTGTCAATAAAGAATGCCTTTTACAATCAATATGCAACCTATTTAAAACAGTTTTCTTAACATAAAGTCACAGTGGTAACTAGCTTCACTATGTGGCCACTAAATTAGATAGATGCTAAAGCATGTGGAGGCGAGCCTGAGCTATGTTTTCAATCAAATATCTCTAACAGTGCATGCTTACAAGAAAGACTAAATGAGGACTACTGTTTGGAATCTTAACATAAAGTCACAGTGGTAACTAGCTTCATTATGTGGCCACTAAATAAACAGGAAAACAATGACTGTTCCAATTATAGGTACAAAGTTCTTACTTGTTCCAGTGTGATTTAGATACCCGGAACAGAGCTGGGAACACAACCGGCATGATGACTCCAACATTCTCACTGACAAGACTAACAACATAGTCATTGTTCCAGTAATATAGAGCACGCTCAGCAACCTGAGTGAAAAAGACCATCACAAGTAACCAACTAAACACCAGTACTACAGTCAATATACACTAGACATATCTGCATAACTAATATTCTCATGTGGCAGGCTAGACCACATTTCTCTCATTGAGTTTACCACTGTGTTTATCAATTGGAAATTACAAGCACCTACTCTGAAGAAGGGTCTGGAACAATTAGCAGACTACTAGTTCTCAAGGTGGAGGTCAAGCAGCTGTCAGGCGGCTGCCCACTATTGTAATCATGTATTTTGAAATGCTGTATCTTTCTCTCTGAACAGAGTTAGAGACATGGACCTGTGTGTCCTGCTGTGTAAAGAAGTCATCTTCAGCACTATGTTTTTATAATGTTACTTGAAGCAAGTTTACAAAGCGATAATCGTCCCTCCTCCGAAATTAtgttttggaaatgatctgacaaaTCCTGTTATGTGGTTGGACGTACTCTATATAGTATTGtacatacaaaacaaaatttttTTAAGTGTTTGGACATTAGCCAGAAATGGTCAGAAGAAATATCTGACCCTAATTTCAGATTCTTAACAGTGTTTTCTATGTATTGTCGACAATATTGGTACTACAGAATGCAcaaaatttagaaaaaaaagcaaCTCTACTGCTAAAATGCCTAGTCGTAACATGATGGTTATACAAGGGAACATTCCTTAACCTGTGTATGACTAGCATTGAAAATTTTGTTCTGTTACAACCAGTCATTGTAGAAAACCTGCTCAGCAGGTGTAGTGATAGAACACATGCTCAATTGCATGAGCTACATAATCAATGCAGATTTCACAGCGGCATTTTTACCACAGTGTTCTGTAAGAGTTTCTATTGTAAGAGCTTGTATTGAGGAATTGTTACAATGTATTCTCTACACCCCAACAAGGAATAACAGCACTGTAGTGACTACGCTGGTACAAGGTGGTACAAGGCGTGCCCCCATGGCTAATCTAACTATGCATATTTGTGTGATATTGGTTATAAGGTTTCCAATAACCAGGGTGCCCAATATTGCCACCTTAACACCCTTATACTGCATTCGGAGTGTTAATGAATTCCAATAAGTCTTCACTCACAAACACTTAACTCACCTGTCTTGCTCATGCACCATTCGAAGTGAAGTATAAGGTGGTGACAAAAGTGGCTGACCTAAACTGGCAATTTGCCAATAAAATGTTTTTTACCATGCCGTTTTCTCCTTCAGTGCAATCAGTACATTTCAAGGTACATGACAGTGAAGCAGGCTCTACCTAGGAACTCTACCCTACATGTTAAAGTACAAAATCTGGTGTCGTAAAGACTTAGTAATTAAATATGACCGTCTCAACAAAACCCCGCCTATTCCGCACAACTCTcgaatattttattttattttcatagaatTATCCCTAGTGCTCAAGGAATGGATTACAGGTGggcagttttggaattatagcttTATGCAtaacacaatttttttaaattacgtTTTTTCTCAAAATGTGT
This window encodes:
- the LOC136268336 gene encoding E3 ubiquitin-protein ligase TRIM71-like yields the protein MATNWEKVKEELTCAICQDLLSDPKILPCLHSFCMGCLKEWLGRLPYLEASKNELECPLCRGTVALSTPRAIEELPSHFSAVRLVEIVRMQDQASSKKVTPICQNCEEEPASSSCSECAMFLCNFCEKAHRKSKATRDHDICFLDDMRENPNKIPPALPEKPEMCPIHPTKPLELYCRCEDVLICRDCIIKKHKDHDYDVISDVVDGEKKILKEALPGIQQLIDEVEGAISGVKSKRQEVKNREEENLHKLDDAFRTLRAALEERKRQLQQQITQDTEGKDKGLTVQEGELCFLLSQLKSCWSFIDDKLQRGVNKDVLAMKRSMLERRDKLKEMKTQTKLHPIVKDLAPINLKGTDKAIHLISKLGSFCEAQKCFVSDLNEEVFIGKGISFTVFIKDIFSNDICNSKELDVLVQYFNKDRITDTATVRETGTGSYEVSYVPKFPGSHSVSVEVGGVPLPGSPFKVTTTLRDYSKIEVENCQLITHYGENEFQYPVGIKVTTNDDIVMIQYKNKEVVMLGKDLNLIRTFGQGSEDSKLNSPVGIAVGHNVIAVSDNNDHVVKKFTLQGDFLSKFGSSGSQDGQFNNPRGLAFNSKNLLYVVDSGNFRIQVFDYNNNFLFKFGHKGSSSGQFQNPCYIAIDSSNQVYVTDYSDGCRKGIVAFSEDGHFITKINCKNPYTICLTPDDYIITDEDNDYYLNVFSPTHQLVTKFGTQGSQRGQFKSIHSIAVNSVGTIFVIDCDNHRLQVITT